The nucleotide window AACGCGCTGGAAGCCATGGCCCAGTCCGCACGGCGCGAGCTCATCGTCTCTAACCGGCCGATCGACGAGGACATGACCGAAGTCTCGGTGTTCGACACCGGTCACGGATTCCCCGAAGATGTGGAAAAGCACCTGTTCCAGACCTTCTTTACGACCAAAGAAACCGGCATGGGGGTCGGGCTGTCGATCAGCCGCTCCATCATCGAGGCCCATGGCGGCAGGATGTGGGCCGAATCCGATGACGCAGGCGGCGCGACGTTTCGCTTCACCCTGCCGGCGGCACCCAACGAGAGTTTGAAAGATGGCAACTAGAGGAAATGTCTACGTCATCGACGATGATGAGGCGATGCGTGACTCGCTGCACTTCTTGCTCGATTCCGCGGATTTTGAGGTCAGTGTGTTCGAGACGGCGCAGAAATTCCTCGATCACCTTTCCACCACCGAATTCGGCTGTGTGGTCTCGGACGTCCGCATGCCCGGCATCGATGGCGTCGAATTGCTAAAGCGCCTCAAGGTGAGCCGCGCATCCTTGGCCGTCATCATCATGACCGGCCATGGCGACGTCCCCCTCGCCGTCGAGGCGATGAAACTCGGTGCGGTCGATTTCCTGGAGAAGCCGTTCGAGGATTGCCGCCTGGTCGCGATGATCGACGCCGCGCTCCGGCAGGCTGAAGCCGGCGCCCGCGACGAGGCAATGACGCAGGACATCGCCGCGCGGGTCGCCGCGCTGAGCCAGCGCGAGCGGCAGGTGATGGAGGGATTGGTGGCTGGCCTGTCCAATAAGATGATCGCACGCGACTACAATATCAGCCCGCGCACCATCGAGGTCTACCGAGCCAACATGATGACCAAGATGCAGGCTTCGAGTCTTTCGGAACTCGTCCGCCTCGCCATGCGAGCCGGGGCGCTTAAAGATTGAGCTGAATCAAGTCGGCCCCGCTGGAAGGCCTTATGGATGCTCTGATCGACCGCATGGCTGATCAGAAAGCCGCATAAATCCTGTGATGCCCTCACCCAACAGAACGCCCCTTGTCTACGTCGTCGATGATGACACCGACGTGCTCGGATCGCTGCGCTTTCTCCTGGAAACCGACGGTTTTGTGTACGCACTTTCCGCAGCGGCGAGGCGCTCCTGAACGCCATGACTATGGGCTGCGCCGATTGCTTCGTGATCGACTACAAGATGCCGGGCATGAGCGGCATCGACCTTGCCAGTCTCTTGCGCCGGCGCGATATCGATACGCCGATCATCCTGATCACCGGTCACCCCGACGCGTCCATTCCGGCCAAAGCAGCAGTCGCCGGTATTCGCCATGTGCTGGTCAAGCCCCATGTCGAGGACAGCCTTTCCTCCCATATCTGGGACGCGATCAACACGGAGCGGCGGCCCTCTGCGTACTGAAACCGGCACAGCTCCGGGATTCTACGTAAGGCATTGCCCCTAAGGCATGGAGCGGAATTTCCCAGCCGTTTTGTTCCACCTACCAGTTCGCCATCCGCTGCACAGGAGTTGGCTCATGCTCACCCGATCGACCGCCCCGTCCCTCAACGTCAACCGAGCCGCTCCCGGCGCGTTTGGGCCTGTCGAACCGTTTTTCGGCTTCACGGGCCATGCTGGCCTGATCGCCACGGAGTTCACCTACGGCAAGGACGAGGAAATCTACGGTGAGGACGAGCCGGCGGAATATGTTTACCAGGTCGTTCGCGGCGCGGTGCGCACCTACAAGCTGCTGTCCGACGGACGTCGTCAAATCGGCGCGTTCCATTTGCCTGGCGACGTGTTCGGGCTGGAGTCCGGCACCAAGCACCGCCTGGCCGCCGAAGCCATCATCGACAGCACCGTGCGCCTGTTGAAGCGCCGCAGCGTCGAACAGGCGGCCGGCACCGACGTCCGGGTCGCCCACAAGCTCTGGACCATGACGGCTGATGACCTCAAGCGCGCCGAGGAGCACATGCTGCTGCTTGGTCGCAAAAGCGCGATGGAACGAGTCGCCAACTTCCTCCTGGAGATGGACTGCCGCCTCACGGTGGCCGGCATGATGGCGCTCCCGATGTGCCGCCGCGACATCGGCGATTATCTCGGGCTTACGCTGGAAACGGTGTCACGTGCCCTGTCTCAATTGAACGACGAAGGCGTGCTGGGCTTTTCCGGTGCCCGCCAGATCGTGCTGCGCAACCGCCAGCGCCTGCGCAACATGGATATCTGATCGGCCTCATTATGGCGAAGCCAAGTCGAGCGGATTCAGGTTGGCCGATGTGTTAAGCAGTCGCTCCAACCCGAAGCATTCCGGCGCGTTGACGAAGATCAAGTGATGCCGGTCGTGAGGCCAAAACAATGCGCAGGCCATAGATGTCGCCAAACGAAAGTTTTGCGAGATGCATGGTGTTCGCGATTGGACGTTGCATCCGACCGGCTCAAGGTAACGGGAGCGCAGCCGACGGCAGATCGCAATTGAACGCGATCGCCGCCTCGCCTCCGCCCGCCTGGTCCGCGAGCAGGGGGCTTGATGTTGCACCGCCTGCCGAGACCTGGCCACTTACCTTGCGAGGTTTGTTCATGGAGTAGGAGAAGCTAGAGGCGCTTTGGAACGCCCGCGGTGATAAGAAAGCCTTCATATGGCGGCCGGGAATGAAACTGCCCAAGTCTCTATGATCAACCGATCACGACCTTTTCGGCCCGACTACGTCCGGTCCTGCGGTCTACACCGATTTCATAGCTTACGCGGTCTCCTTGCTTGGGCGTTACACCTGGCAACAAGCTGCTCACGTGGAAGAATAGGTCTTCACCGCCGGTGTCAGGCGCTATAAAGCCGAAACCCTTATCGTCCTTAAACAACTTCACCTTGCCTTGGGGCATGTTCTCCTCTCCGAATCACTTAAATTAACGGCGTATCAGATCATTAAACTCGACATACCTGCTCGCCTCAAGTGATTTGCGGAATTAGGATTAGCTTTAGTGCGCCAGCTCCGCCGCGTTGAGCCGTGATAACAGCAATGCAGCCGGCAATCCCTGACGACGCCTTTCGACAATGGCACCTGCCGATAGGCGCAGCGATCTTCCAGCGCGAACAGATCGCCCTGTCTTTGCCGAACGACGACGGTTCGCTCGCGAGACGAGGAAGCAAAAGTGTTCTCCGGCCTGATCTCACGCGACCAGGCAAGAGCATGCCAATGGTCCGGATGCGCATCGCCCGTTCGCAAATCCACCGATACTTCGGCGGCTCCGGTTCCCAAAATCTGCAACGCTCGACTCAATAACTCCACCGAGATGGATCGAGAGATTTCGTCCGGCGTCTCGTTCACCTGGATCGTTTGGGCGTTGCTTCCGACGAACTCCAGGATCGTTTTCTCGCCATCACGCCACATCGCCCCGACAAGCGAGAAATTCACGCAACGGGGCTCCTCCTTTCCAAAGCGGGTGCAGTTGATGCAGAAACGCATCGGCGCTCCCTGTGAAAAAAGGCGCCGGACATCGGCGATTGCCTCGGGGATCAGGACGCCGCCCGCAATTCACGGGCAGCGGCGACCATATTGATGAGCGCAGGACGCACCTCATCCCATCGGCGCGTTTTCAGGCCGCAATCGGGATTGATCCAGAGCTGCGCATCGGAAAGCCGCTGCCGCGCTAGCGCAATGAGGCTCTTCATCTCGGCCGCGTCCGGCACGCGCGGCGAATGGATGTCGTAAACGCCGGGTCCGATCTCGTTCGGATATTTGTAGCTCTTGAAGGCGTCAAGCAGTTGCATCTTTGACCGCGACGTCTCGATCGAGATGACGTCGGCATCCATTGCCGCGATCGCATCGATGATGTCGTTGAACTCGGAATAACACATATGGGTGTGGATCTGAGTCTCGTCGGCCACGCCCGACGAGCAAATGCGGAAGCTGTCTACGGCCCAGCCGAGGTAGGTCTTCCATTGTGACTTGCGCAGCGGCAATCCTTCTCGGAGCGCAGCCTCGTCAATCTGGATCATCATCGCACTGGACCTCTCGAGGTCGATCACCTCGTCACGGATCGCTAGCGCGATCTGACGGCATGCTTCGCTCCGTGGAATATCATCACGGACGAACGACCAGTTCAGGATCGTCACCGGTCCTGTCAGCATCGCCTTCAGTGGCTTCTTGGTCAGCGATTGCGCGTAGCGCCACCACTCCACCGCCATCGGCTTCGGCCGGGAGACATCACCAAACAGGATGGGCGGCCGGACACAACGCGAGCCGTAGGACTGAACCCAACCATGCTTGGTGAATGCGAAGCCGGACAGCTGCTCGCCGAAATACTGCACCATGTCATTGCGCTCGAACTCGCCATGCACGAGAACGTCGAGACCGATGTCTTCCTGCCAGCGCACCGCGCGTGCCGTCTCCTCTTTGAGAAACTGCTCGTATTGTGCGTCGCTCATCGTTCCCCGCGCATGGGCCGCGCGGGCGTTGCGAACTTCCGCCGTCTGCGGGAACGATCCGATCGTCGTCGTGGGAAATGTCGGCAATCCGAACCGCGCGCGCTGAACCTCGGCGCGCCGGGCGAAAGAACTGCGACGGCGCCGCATGCCGTCATCGATTGCAGCCATCCGCTTGGCGACGTTCGCATTGTGAACGTTGGGCGACGTTTCGCGCGCGACGGCCGCGCCTTCTGAGGCCTCAAGTACATCCGCCGCTTCCTCCCAGCCTTTAGCCAGCA belongs to Bradyrhizobium icense and includes:
- the fixJ gene encoding response regulator FixJ; protein product: MATRGNVYVIDDDEAMRDSLHFLLDSADFEVSVFETAQKFLDHLSTTEFGCVVSDVRMPGIDGVELLKRLKVSRASLAVIIMTGHGDVPLAVEAMKLGAVDFLEKPFEDCRLVAMIDAALRQAEAGARDEAMTQDIAARVAALSQRERQVMEGLVAGLSNKMIARDYNISPRTIEVYRANMMTKMQASSLSELVRLAMRAGALKD
- a CDS encoding helix-turn-helix domain-containing protein, with the protein product MLTRSTAPSLNVNRAAPGAFGPVEPFFGFTGHAGLIATEFTYGKDEEIYGEDEPAEYVYQVVRGAVRTYKLLSDGRRQIGAFHLPGDVFGLESGTKHRLAAEAIIDSTVRLLKRRSVEQAAGTDVRVAHKLWTMTADDLKRAEEHMLLLGRKSAMERVANFLLEMDCRLTVAGMMALPMCRRDIGDYLGLTLETVSRALSQLNDEGVLGFSGARQIVLRNRQRLRNMDI
- a CDS encoding cold-shock protein — its product is MPQGKVKLFKDDKGFGFIAPDTGGEDLFFHVSSLLPGVTPKQGDRVSYEIGVDRRTGRSRAEKVVIG
- a CDS encoding Rieske 2Fe-2S domain-containing protein, translated to MNFSLVGAMWRDGEKTILEFVGSNAQTIQVNETPDEISRSISVELLSRALQILGTGAAEVSVDLRTGDAHPDHWHALAWSREIRPENTFASSSRERTVVVRQRQGDLFALEDRCAYRQVPLSKGVVRDCRLHCCYHGSTRRSWRTKANPNSANHLRRAGMSSLMI
- the metE gene encoding 5-methyltetrahydropteroyltriglutamate--homocysteine S-methyltransferase, producing MSLLSIPVATLGTPRIGPRRELKLALESYWAGKSDETQLLEAAAALRAANWARQKSLGVTLIPSNDFSLYDHVLDTSVMVGAIPEIYGWSAGPVSLKTYFAMARGAQRDDHDANGGHAEHGAAAQEMTKWFDTNYHYMVPEYHKDQTFTLSSRKPIEEYEEAKSLGCQTRPVLVGPVTFLKLGKSADPAFDPLLLLDRLLPVYIDVLRELTLRGAEWVQLDEPCLVLDLDDATRDALRRTYAHLAKKVPDLKIMLATYFGTIGDNLETALTLPVAGLHIDLVRAPEQLSAIVADARRDIVLSLGVVDGRNVWRSNLPAVLDQLEPAIAKLGKDRVQIAPSCSLLHVPIDLELEADLDPDVKSWLAFSVQKIGELATLGRVLAKGWEEAADVLEASEGAAVARETSPNVHNANVAKRMAAIDDGMRRRRSSFARRAEVQRARFGLPTFPTTTIGSFPQTAEVRNARAAHARGTMSDAQYEQFLKEETARAVRWQEDIGLDVLVHGEFERNDMVQYFGEQLSGFAFTKHGWVQSYGSRCVRPPILFGDVSRPKPMAVEWWRYAQSLTKKPLKAMLTGPVTILNWSFVRDDIPRSEACRQIALAIRDEVIDLERSSAMMIQIDEAALREGLPLRKSQWKTYLGWAVDSFRICSSGVADETQIHTHMCYSEFNDIIDAIAAMDADVISIETSRSKMQLLDAFKSYKYPNEIGPGVYDIHSPRVPDAAEMKSLIALARQRLSDAQLWINPDCGLKTRRWDEVRPALINMVAAARELRAAS